A stretch of Bacillus pseudomycoides DNA encodes these proteins:
- a CDS encoding NAD(P)/FAD-dependent oxidoreductase produces the protein MNDVIIIGAGPAGLCAAIACKTYGLLVRVFDEFIKPGGRLLGQLHQEPNGVWWNGIEETKKLEKQLQDLSISIECGITVHDLEKGEKNWSVHTNIGIFQTKHVLLATGAAEFPTPLPGWTLPGVMSIGAAQVMTNVHRVKVGNKGMIIGANILSFAIMHELQLAGLEIDSIVLPPKHTVTKQSAQPLHVLNSLLHVAHIAPSPLLKIGSRFMKQHAMRKLAIQFYPKRGMKIWNVPLHLRKAAVEIIGDKQVEAVKIATITADGDIIPGTEEIRTVDFVCIAGGLYPLAELAAVAGCPFHYIEELGGHVPLHSETMATPLPGLYVAGNITGIESAKVAMAQGTVAGTAIAKELQPSHSHLDSLLQRAIQDVKRTRENATIQFHPHISKGREQLLALAQEI, from the coding sequence ATGAATGATGTCATCATTATCGGCGCTGGGCCTGCCGGATTATGTGCAGCCATTGCATGCAAAACATATGGATTATTAGTTAGAGTGTTTGATGAATTTATAAAACCTGGAGGGCGCCTCCTTGGGCAACTTCATCAAGAACCAAACGGAGTATGGTGGAATGGTATAGAAGAAACAAAAAAACTAGAAAAACAGTTGCAAGACTTATCGATTTCTATCGAATGTGGTATAACCGTACATGATTTAGAAAAAGGTGAAAAGAACTGGTCTGTGCATACAAATATCGGCATCTTCCAAACAAAGCATGTTCTTCTTGCAACAGGAGCAGCCGAGTTTCCAACTCCGCTTCCCGGATGGACATTGCCTGGTGTTATGTCCATTGGGGCTGCACAAGTTATGACGAATGTACACCGTGTCAAGGTCGGTAATAAAGGAATGATTATTGGAGCAAATATATTATCATTTGCGATTATGCATGAACTACAGCTTGCTGGACTAGAAATTGATAGCATCGTTTTACCACCAAAGCATACAGTAACAAAGCAAAGTGCACAGCCGCTTCACGTTTTGAATTCCCTACTTCATGTTGCCCATATCGCTCCCTCTCCTTTATTAAAAATCGGGAGCCGCTTTATGAAACAGCATGCAATGCGAAAATTAGCTATTCAATTTTATCCAAAGCGAGGAATGAAAATTTGGAATGTACCGCTTCACTTAAGAAAAGCTGCTGTTGAAATTATTGGGGACAAGCAAGTTGAAGCTGTGAAAATTGCTACAATCACAGCAGATGGAGATATCATTCCTGGAACTGAAGAAATACGTACTGTTGATTTTGTCTGTATTGCTGGAGGTCTCTATCCACTAGCAGAATTAGCAGCTGTCGCTGGATGTCCATTTCATTACATCGAAGAACTTGGTGGGCATGTACCGCTTCATAGTGAAACAATGGCTACACCGCTTCCTGGCTTGTATGTCGCTGGTAACATTACAGGGATTGAAAGCGCGAAAGTTGCGATGGCACAAGGAACTGTTGCCGGAACTGCCATTGCAAAAGAACTACAACCATCTCATTCACATCTTGACTCTTTACTACAGCGCGCGATTCAAGATGTGAAGAGAACTCGGGAAAATGCAACAATTCAATTTCACCCGCATATTTCTAAAGGCCGGGAGCAACTGCTTGCACTTGCTCAAGAAATATGA
- a CDS encoding (2Fe-2S)-binding protein, giving the protein MNIADDFVICRCEEVTYKELLHTANTYNCSTRELKLRTRAGMGFCGGRTCRCALESFISSREQNHQPLKHQPPVRPITFDLLGDRS; this is encoded by the coding sequence ATGAACATTGCAGACGATTTTGTCATTTGTCGTTGTGAAGAAGTAACATACAAGGAACTGCTTCATACAGCGAACACATATAATTGCTCTACACGAGAATTGAAACTACGTACCCGGGCAGGCATGGGGTTTTGCGGGGGCCGAACATGTAGATGTGCACTAGAAAGTTTTATATCATCCCGAGAACAGAACCATCAGCCATTAAAACATCAACCACCAGTTCGTCCCATTACCTTTGACTTGTTAGGTGATAGATCATGA
- a CDS encoding SDR family oxidoreductase, with the protein MPEQKKFLTLPPQHQNKQPGIEALMNPLPEYEDPHYRGSEKLKGKNVLITGGDSGIGRAASIVFAKEGANVAIAYLDETEDANETKRIIEKQGVKCILLPGDLSDEQHCQQVVKEAASKLDGLNIVVNNVAQQYPQQSLEYITAQQLEKTFRVNIFSYFHVTKAALAYLKDGDVIINTASIVAYEGNEQLIDYSATKGAIVAFTRSLAKSLVQKGIRVNGVAPGPIWTPLIPSSFDKKKVSEFGSNVPMKRPGQPYELAPAYVYLASRDSTYVSGQIIHVNGGVIVNG; encoded by the coding sequence ATGCCTGAGCAAAAAAAGTTTTTAACATTACCACCACAACATCAAAATAAACAACCGGGGATTGAAGCGCTTATGAATCCTCTCCCGGAGTACGAAGATCCTCATTATCGGGGTAGTGAAAAGTTAAAAGGGAAAAATGTGCTTATTACAGGGGGAGATAGCGGAATTGGAAGAGCGGCATCTATTGTCTTTGCAAAAGAAGGGGCAAATGTTGCGATTGCTTACTTAGATGAAACTGAAGATGCAAATGAAACAAAAAGAATCATTGAGAAGCAAGGAGTGAAATGCATATTACTCCCAGGAGATTTAAGCGATGAACAACATTGTCAGCAAGTTGTAAAGGAAGCAGCTTCGAAACTAGATGGTCTGAATATTGTTGTGAATAATGTTGCACAACAATACCCGCAGCAAAGTTTGGAATACATTACAGCGCAGCAATTGGAAAAAACATTTCGTGTTAACATTTTTTCTTATTTTCACGTTACAAAAGCTGCACTCGCATATTTAAAGGATGGAGATGTAATTATAAATACGGCTTCTATCGTTGCGTATGAAGGAAATGAGCAACTCATTGATTATTCTGCAACAAAAGGAGCGATCGTTGCTTTTACTCGTTCACTTGCAAAATCGTTAGTTCAAAAAGGGATTCGCGTAAATGGTGTTGCACCAGGACCGATTTGGACACCACTTATTCCATCAAGTTTTGATAAGAAGAAGGTATCTGAATTTGGAAGTAATGTTCCGATGAAGAGACCAGGGCAACCATATGAATTAGCACCTGCATATGTATATTTAGCTTCAAGAGATTCAACATACGTATCGGGACAGATTATTCATGTAAATGGTGGTGTGATTGTGAATGGATAA
- a CDS encoding co-chaperone YbbN, whose amino-acid sequence MKKMLIFGGIIIVLFVAIFAVTQMEGEKKEKKEKNYYTNKITSSDIRKNNEEKKEQTVYFYQTGCHYCEKVSPIVVPMAKDMNIDMKVIDIFNDEKAWDDYKIEGTPTIIHFKDGKEVNRIKGEQSKDAFEKWFKENKK is encoded by the coding sequence ATGAAAAAAATGCTTATCTTCGGCGGTATCATTATTGTCTTATTTGTAGCTATTTTCGCTGTCACACAAATGGAAGGTGAAAAGAAAGAAAAGAAAGAAAAAAATTACTACACAAATAAAATTACTTCTTCAGACATTCGTAAAAATAACGAAGAAAAGAAAGAACAAACCGTTTACTTCTATCAAACAGGTTGTCACTATTGTGAGAAAGTCTCACCTATCGTTGTTCCAATGGCTAAAGACATGAATATTGATATGAAAGTGATTGATATTTTTAATGATGAAAAAGCTTGGGATGATTATAAAATTGAAGGAACACCAACAATTATTCATTTCAAAGATGGAAAAGAAGTAAATCGTATTAAAGGTGAGCAATCAAAAGATGCTTTTGAAAAATGGTTTAAAGAAAACAAAAAATAA
- a CDS encoding PCYCGC domain-containing protein, protein MKKYLFSLLVISSLVLSGCGAADKKETSEPKEEHASHTQQGDIQETTKGIDTLPTFLDKLDPQMKEIYTVAGKNAELLNWIPCYCGCGESVGHKNNKNCFIREIKKNGEVVWDSHATTCVNCLEIAVESASMKKKGKSTLEIRNYIDNKYKEGYAKPTPTPMPKS, encoded by the coding sequence ATGAAAAAATATCTATTCTCTCTACTTGTAATAAGCAGTCTCGTGCTTTCTGGATGCGGCGCAGCTGACAAGAAAGAAACGTCTGAACCTAAAGAAGAACATGCTTCTCATACGCAGCAAGGTGATATCCAAGAAACAACAAAAGGAATCGACACACTACCAACGTTTTTGGACAAACTAGACCCACAAATGAAAGAAATCTATACAGTTGCAGGAAAAAATGCCGAATTATTAAATTGGATACCTTGTTACTGTGGATGTGGAGAAAGTGTAGGACATAAAAACAATAAAAACTGTTTTATTCGTGAAATTAAGAAAAATGGAGAAGTTGTTTGGGATTCTCACGCAACAACATGTGTAAACTGTTTAGAAATTGCAGTCGAATCTGCGTCTATGAAGAAAAAAGGAAAATCCACTCTTGAAATTCGAAACTACATTGATAATAAATATAAAGAAGGCTATGCAAAACCAACACCGACACCAATGCCAAAATCGTAA
- a CDS encoding GerAB/ArcD/ProY family transporter, with product MGTNSKELTVSPYLVFFLVHSLQIGVGVLGYQRIIIKNAGYDAWISLIFAGIATHLVLFCMLKMLEKDNDLINIHTTCFGKWIGSLLSLLFTIYFLLFCLTVLRTYIEVIQVWVFPTIKVWKLTLIFLLVTYYILKGEFRSVTGMCFWGIVLPFFILFFAIFPMKYAHFRNVLPIFTHSPLDIVKSAKDSALEFLGFEALLVFYPLIEKGKSLKKWAHGGAAFTTILYVLLALISFMYYSEGLLKHTIWPTLTMLKIIKVPFIQRFEYIIIFVWLLIILPNLCLTIWSSCQSMKRSFRIPFKITLPFFIFVVYIASLLFTNRESINTLNTILSQSGMYIVYVYIPLLFLWHSIRWRLKNKKNKTST from the coding sequence ATGGGTACGAACAGTAAAGAACTAACCGTTTCCCCTTACTTGGTATTTTTTTTGGTTCACTCTCTTCAAATTGGAGTCGGAGTTTTAGGTTATCAACGCATTATTATAAAAAATGCTGGTTATGATGCTTGGATTTCCCTTATTTTTGCTGGAATTGCAACTCATCTTGTATTGTTTTGTATGCTAAAAATGTTGGAAAAAGATAACGACCTCATCAATATTCATACAACATGCTTTGGAAAATGGATCGGTTCCTTACTTTCTTTACTTTTTACAATTTATTTTTTATTATTTTGCCTCACTGTCCTTCGTACATATATTGAAGTAATTCAAGTTTGGGTATTCCCTACCATTAAAGTATGGAAGCTAACTTTAATATTTTTATTAGTCACTTACTATATTTTAAAAGGTGAATTTCGTTCTGTAACGGGAATGTGTTTTTGGGGAATCGTACTACCTTTTTTCATATTGTTCTTTGCTATTTTTCCAATGAAATATGCACACTTTCGTAATGTTTTACCGATTTTTACTCATTCACCTTTAGATATTGTAAAATCTGCGAAAGACTCTGCGTTAGAATTTCTAGGATTTGAAGCTCTACTTGTCTTTTATCCACTTATTGAGAAAGGAAAATCTTTAAAAAAATGGGCACATGGTGGTGCTGCTTTTACAACCATTCTTTATGTACTTTTAGCGCTTATCTCCTTTATGTACTATAGTGAAGGACTACTAAAACATACAATCTGGCCTACGTTAACAATGTTAAAAATTATTAAAGTCCCTTTTATTCAGCGGTTTGAATATATTATTATTTTTGTATGGCTTCTTATCATTTTACCCAATCTCTGTTTAACAATATGGTCCTCTTGTCAGTCTATGAAGCGTTCATTCCGTATCCCATTTAAAATCACACTACCTTTTTTTATTTTTGTCGTATATATCGCTTCCTTACTTTTTACAAATCGAGAAAGTATCAACACATTAAATACAATTTTATCCCAATCGGGTATGTACATTGTATATGTCTATATCCCCCTCCTTTTTCTATGGCATTCTATTCGCTGGCGATTGAAAAATAAAAAAAACAAAACTTCTACATAG
- a CDS encoding YhdB family protein translates to MHTYNDYDKALYYTYCCNWDKLLVLMVQTDDQLFSKRIEHFLHAYKYGKELQEVDKQLQLLFQYIDHASQKSHIEEIDQVQM, encoded by the coding sequence ATGCATACCTATAACGACTACGATAAAGCTCTCTATTACACGTATTGTTGTAATTGGGATAAGTTGCTTGTTTTAATGGTGCAAACTGATGATCAATTATTTTCTAAACGAATCGAGCATTTTTTACATGCTTACAAATATGGAAAAGAACTACAAGAAGTAGATAAACAGCTACAACTTCTATTTCAATATATCGATCATGCTTCACAAAAGTCACATATAGAAGAAATAGACCAAGTGCAAATGTAA
- a CDS encoding DUF1540 domain-containing protein encodes MPEVRCSVSNCLFWGQGNFCQANSIFVQPDDQNTDQSGNNSYTNSALTGETLESSATTSVETCCQTFRPKY; translated from the coding sequence ATGCCAGAGGTACGCTGTTCTGTTTCCAATTGTTTATTTTGGGGACAAGGGAATTTTTGTCAAGCAAACTCAATCTTTGTTCAGCCTGATGATCAAAATACGGATCAGTCAGGGAATAACTCTTATACAAATTCGGCCTTAACAGGCGAAACACTTGAAAGTTCTGCAACAACGAGCGTTGAAACATGCTGTCAAACGTTTCGACCGAAATATTAA
- a CDS encoding NCS2 family permease translates to MFNLSKHKTSIKTEIMAGIITFLTMAYIIVVNPIILGDAGVPFEQAFTATIIAAVVGTLFMAIFTNLPIAIAPGMGLNAYFSYSVVKAHEGMTFTIAFSAVFVAGMILMLLSLTSFRTKLMEAIPENLKHAITAGIGLFIAFIGLRMTGIVTKHPSNLVGLGDLHSAPVLLALAGLGITLILMSLNVNGALFFGMLLTGIIAYFTGQLTFSNGITSMPGLPEGIIVSNPITAVSDVINYGLYGVVFSLFLVTLFDTTGTLLGVAQQGGFMKDGKLPKSGRALLSDSFSATIGAMFGTTPSTAYIESSAGVAAGGRTGLTTITVAALFGVSAFFSPLVGAVSGVPAITSPSLIIVGSLMMGAVRHIDWDTFDEAFPAFLVILSMPLTSSIATGIALGFISYPLMKMAKGKFRAVHPLVYVFGILFAYQLIFLPH, encoded by the coding sequence ATGTTTAACCTTTCAAAACATAAAACTTCTATTAAAACCGAAATTATGGCAGGTATAATTACCTTCTTAACAATGGCATATATTATTGTCGTAAATCCTATCATCCTTGGTGATGCAGGTGTTCCATTTGAACAAGCATTTACAGCGACAATTATTGCAGCTGTTGTCGGAACATTATTTATGGCAATCTTTACAAACTTACCAATTGCAATCGCACCAGGTATGGGACTTAACGCTTATTTCTCTTACTCTGTTGTAAAAGCGCATGAAGGTATGACATTTACAATTGCATTTTCTGCTGTATTTGTGGCAGGTATGATTTTAATGTTGTTATCATTAACTTCTTTCCGAACAAAATTAATGGAAGCTATTCCTGAAAACTTAAAACATGCAATCACTGCTGGTATTGGCTTATTTATTGCCTTTATCGGTTTACGTATGACAGGTATCGTAACAAAACATCCATCTAACTTAGTTGGACTTGGAGATCTTCATTCTGCTCCGGTACTACTAGCATTAGCTGGGCTTGGAATCACACTTATTCTTATGTCTTTAAATGTAAACGGTGCGTTATTCTTCGGAATGTTATTAACAGGAATTATCGCTTATTTCACAGGACAGTTAACATTCTCAAACGGCATTACATCAATGCCTGGATTACCAGAAGGGATCATCGTTTCAAACCCAATTACAGCTGTTTCTGATGTTATTAATTACGGATTATACGGCGTTGTATTCTCCCTCTTCCTTGTTACGCTATTTGATACAACAGGTACACTACTTGGTGTTGCTCAGCAAGGTGGATTTATGAAAGATGGTAAACTTCCAAAATCAGGACGAGCTCTTTTATCTGATTCTTTCTCAGCAACAATTGGAGCTATGTTCGGAACAACACCATCAACGGCATATATTGAATCATCAGCTGGTGTAGCAGCTGGTGGGCGTACTGGTTTAACAACAATTACAGTCGCTGCATTGTTTGGAGTTTCTGCATTCTTTAGCCCTCTAGTAGGTGCTGTTTCTGGTGTTCCAGCAATTACATCTCCATCATTAATTATTGTTGGTAGCCTAATGATGGGTGCTGTACGTCACATTGATTGGGATACATTCGACGAAGCATTCCCTGCATTCTTAGTTATTTTAAGCATGCCACTTACATCAAGCATTGCAACAGGTATTGCACTTGGATTCATTTCATACCCACTTATGAAAATGGCAAAAGGAAAATTCCGTGCTGTTCATCCACTTGTATATGTATTTGGTATCTTGTTTGCTTATCAGTTGATTTTCTTACCTCATTAA
- a CDS encoding (2Fe-2S)-binding protein: MSNRIIHHPILGNLSDSKTVSFTFNGTKCEGITGETVAASLFANNIRTFRVHEETGAPRSIYCNIGHCFECRVTINGKQNVRACMTVVEEQMVVQSGLQQPTPLKKEDHI, from the coding sequence ATGAGTAATCGTATCATTCACCACCCAATTCTCGGTAACCTATCAGACAGCAAAACCGTCTCTTTTACATTTAACGGGACAAAGTGCGAAGGAATAACTGGTGAAACCGTCGCCGCTTCTCTATTCGCAAATAACATTCGGACTTTCCGTGTTCATGAAGAAACAGGAGCCCCGCGCTCTATTTATTGTAATATTGGCCATTGTTTTGAATGTCGCGTCACAATAAATGGCAAACAAAACGTGCGTGCATGCATGACTGTAGTTGAAGAGCAAATGGTAGTACAAAGCGGCTTACAGCAACCTACGCCTTTAAAAAAGGAGGATCACATATGA
- a CDS encoding Ger(x)C family spore germination protein: protein MRNILILFITGLLCFQTACTQTYTVDTQRIIHIAGFDITKDKKFQGTILYPDYTLGVKTKPKTQSTTARSLETIASRLNAKSPHNVVVGQMRVVLFGKSFGSYGIDEIINNLQRDPNVGRDVQLALVDGSAEELLKYVTSNGSLYLSDLLEQNIRNENIPQTSLNIFLYDYYSFVCDPFLPYIQIADDHAVSVKGLAFLKEDKVVMYTDKEDSFLVKLLLNPTKNGRYETQIKKDNHKGLVVTQNLSGKSVYHVDQTGNIPKVTIRLQLNGLIKNAPSWIDLTKKENIKHIKNQVEQNMKNQSQKLIQQFQQKKIDPLGIRDQIRSRSRKWSIQQIQAIYPSVNINVEVDVNVVQSGIGE from the coding sequence ATGAGAAACATTCTAATTTTATTCATAACGGGGCTGTTATGTTTCCAAACTGCTTGTACACAAACATATACAGTAGATACGCAGAGAATTATTCATATAGCTGGATTCGACATAACGAAGGATAAAAAATTTCAAGGTACTATTTTATATCCTGACTACACACTTGGTGTAAAAACAAAACCAAAAACTCAGTCAACCACTGCGAGATCTCTTGAAACGATTGCTTCTCGTTTGAATGCAAAATCACCTCACAATGTTGTCGTAGGGCAAATGCGTGTCGTGTTATTCGGAAAATCTTTTGGTTCATATGGAATTGATGAAATCATCAACAATTTACAACGTGATCCTAATGTTGGACGGGATGTACAATTAGCACTTGTAGATGGCTCAGCAGAAGAACTTCTAAAATATGTCACATCAAACGGTTCATTGTATCTATCTGACCTACTTGAACAAAATATACGGAATGAAAATATCCCTCAGACATCTTTGAATATTTTTTTATATGATTATTATTCATTTGTATGTGACCCATTTCTTCCTTACATTCAAATCGCTGATGATCACGCGGTCTCCGTAAAAGGTCTTGCTTTTTTAAAAGAGGACAAAGTGGTAATGTATACCGATAAAGAAGACTCTTTTTTAGTAAAATTACTCCTTAATCCGACTAAAAATGGTCGTTATGAAACACAAATAAAAAAAGATAATCATAAAGGTCTTGTCGTAACACAAAATTTATCTGGAAAAAGTGTCTATCACGTTGATCAAACAGGTAATATTCCTAAAGTAACTATCCGTTTACAATTAAATGGATTAATAAAAAACGCTCCTAGTTGGATTGATTTAACAAAAAAGGAAAATATAAAACATATCAAAAATCAAGTAGAGCAAAATATGAAAAATCAGTCTCAAAAATTGATTCAACAATTTCAGCAAAAGAAAATAGATCCTTTAGGAATACGCGACCAAATTAGAAGTCGATCAAGAAAATGGAGCATACAACAAATTCAAGCAATATATCCATCTGTAAACATTAATGTTGAAGTTGATGTTAATGTTGTACAATCTGGTATCGGAGAATAG
- a CDS encoding disulfide oxidoreductase: MKRETKREYALFTAWGASFIATLGSLYFSEIMKFEPCVLCWYQRIFMYPFVLWLGIALVKKDYRIAAYSLPIASIGACISLYHYAIQKVPAFSEAGAACGRVPCTGEYINWFGFVTIPFLALIGFITIAICSFIVIKNK, translated from the coding sequence ATGAAACGTGAAACAAAACGAGAATATGCATTGTTTACTGCCTGGGGTGCTTCTTTTATCGCTACACTTGGAAGCTTATATTTTTCCGAGATCATGAAGTTCGAGCCTTGTGTACTTTGTTGGTATCAACGTATTTTTATGTATCCATTTGTTTTATGGCTTGGCATTGCACTTGTAAAAAAAGACTACCGCATTGCTGCATATTCTTTACCAATTGCAAGTATCGGTGCCTGTATTTCGCTCTATCATTATGCGATTCAAAAAGTTCCCGCATTCTCGGAAGCAGGAGCTGCTTGCGGACGTGTACCTTGTACGGGAGAATACATAAACTGGTTTGGATTCGTCACAATCCCGTTTTTAGCACTTATCGGATTTATCACGATTGCAATTTGTAGCTTTATTGTAATCAAAAATAAATAG
- a CDS encoding spore germination protein: protein MFGLPRKKSKAKNKKTSCTIPEFIHTMKESTDFVSYSITENGKICMFYYKSVVEELIIKRYILAPVKKQLEQIQDIADLTNIVSIEDIIISPSIDDIREKLLGGYVLIKLQNTSHATQYALMRAESTVLGKRLYNDTENEYSVIGPKIGFVESIDTNLHLLRRAIVTEQLIFKEIVVGSISKTKVVVAYIDGITNEQHINTTTQRLEDIDFDVPFDATMIEQFISDNSNSPFPLLLPTERVDRAVFALINGKVLILTDGSPYALAGPTTLLDFFISPEDYYLPWLIGSFFRIIRFFGAMFSLFSSAIYTAVLTFHYQMIPADLLGPIIFSRANVPFPPILEALFLEITIELLREAGARLPTKVGQTIGIVGGIVIGQASVEAALTSTILLIAVALSALASFTTPTVKMSTTIRLLRFPLILLAGAFGGLGLIVGFVFILAHLVQLKSLGSPYLLPLYPFRGLGTADGFIRWPFSQTAQRPSFLRPKSNWRYNPNRAKRKRDGEKT, encoded by the coding sequence ATGTTTGGCTTACCACGAAAAAAGTCTAAGGCTAAAAACAAAAAAACGAGCTGTACCATTCCAGAATTCATTCATACGATGAAGGAATCTACTGATTTTGTATCTTACAGCATAACAGAAAACGGAAAAATCTGTATGTTTTATTATAAATCTGTCGTAGAAGAGCTCATTATTAAACGATATATTTTAGCACCTGTCAAAAAGCAATTAGAACAAATCCAAGACATCGCCGACTTGACTAACATCGTCTCTATTGAAGACATTATCATCTCTCCTTCCATTGATGATATTCGTGAAAAGTTATTGGGTGGATATGTACTCATTAAGTTACAAAATACATCACATGCCACGCAGTATGCTTTAATGCGAGCAGAAAGTACCGTTCTTGGTAAGCGTTTATATAACGATACAGAAAATGAATATAGCGTAATTGGACCGAAAATTGGTTTTGTGGAAAGCATTGATACGAATCTACATTTATTGCGTCGCGCTATTGTAACAGAGCAATTAATTTTTAAAGAAATTGTTGTTGGATCTATATCCAAGACAAAAGTTGTAGTGGCCTATATAGACGGAATCACGAATGAGCAACATATTAACACTACTACACAACGTCTAGAGGACATTGATTTCGACGTCCCCTTTGATGCAACAATGATTGAACAATTTATCAGTGATAATAGTAACTCACCTTTTCCTTTACTTTTACCAACAGAGAGGGTTGATCGAGCTGTATTTGCTTTAATCAATGGGAAAGTTTTAATTTTGACAGATGGTTCCCCCTATGCATTAGCTGGACCGACAACTCTATTAGATTTTTTCATTTCACCTGAAGATTATTATTTACCATGGCTTATCGGCTCTTTCTTTCGGATAATTCGTTTTTTTGGAGCTATGTTTTCTTTATTTTCTTCTGCCATCTATACGGCTGTATTAACTTTTCACTATCAAATGATCCCTGCTGATTTATTAGGGCCTATTATTTTCTCTAGAGCAAATGTACCATTTCCACCGATTCTAGAAGCACTGTTTTTAGAAATTACAATTGAATTATTACGTGAAGCTGGCGCTCGCTTACCTACAAAGGTTGGGCAAACTATCGGGATTGTTGGTGGAATTGTAATTGGACAAGCTTCTGTTGAAGCCGCTTTAACTAGTACCATTTTATTAATTGCTGTAGCTTTATCTGCACTTGCTTCTTTTACAACACCAACTGTCAAAATGTCCACTACTATTCGGTTGCTTCGATTCCCACTTATCCTTTTAGCTGGTGCATTTGGAGGTCTTGGTCTTATTGTAGGATTCGTATTCATATTAGCTCATCTCGTTCAATTAAAATCACTTGGGTCACCTTACTTATTACCGTTATATCCATTTCGTGGTTTAGGTACCGCAGATGGTTTCATTCGCTGGCCATTTAGTCAAACAGCTCAGCGACCTTCTTTTCTGCGACCGAAATCAAATTGGCGCTATAATCCAAACCGAGCCAAAAGAAAACGTGATGGTGAAAAAACATGA
- a CDS encoding L,D-transpeptidase produces the protein MKKVCIVVILFFCLPMSTFASADHLILINLTTNQLSFFENGNYIRTFPVTTGKRQTPTPEGTFCIINKYKNKEYHRKKIPGGAPNNPLGTRWLGLNEKEYAIHGTNREGTIGRRESNGCIRMHDRDIQWLYDRVSLQTKVIISQFYTSPEYAAHKLGYRVTSWNGRIIEEEQIGTLTLVDRMNIYWQEPNGQFTKVKTILPNERYDVYSRGKNASYYIGNNLYIMDETGEKVRYEQVPYSVLSNIYKRKYNVQ, from the coding sequence ATGAAAAAAGTATGTATCGTTGTAATACTCTTTTTCTGTCTACCAATGAGCACTTTTGCTAGTGCAGACCATTTAATACTAATTAACCTTACGACAAATCAATTATCTTTTTTTGAAAATGGAAATTATATAAGAACCTTCCCTGTTACAACTGGAAAGCGTCAAACACCGACTCCTGAAGGGACATTTTGTATCATTAATAAATATAAAAACAAAGAATACCATCGTAAGAAAATTCCAGGCGGTGCACCGAATAATCCGCTTGGAACAAGATGGCTCGGTTTAAATGAAAAAGAATATGCAATTCATGGTACAAATCGAGAAGGAACCATTGGAAGAAGAGAATCTAATGGTTGTATTCGTATGCATGATCGCGATATACAATGGTTATATGACCGTGTATCATTACAAACAAAAGTAATTATTTCGCAGTTTTATACATCTCCTGAATACGCAGCACATAAGCTTGGATATCGTGTTACAAGCTGGAATGGTCGCATAATAGAAGAAGAACAAATTGGAACTTTAACACTTGTGGATCGTATGAATATATATTGGCAAGAACCAAATGGTCAATTTACGAAAGTAAAAACGATATTACCGAATGAACGATATGACGTTTATTCTCGAGGGAAAAATGCTAGCTATTATATAGGAAATAATTTGTATATTATGGATGAAACAGGTGAGAAAGTTCGTTATGAGCAAGTTCCTTATTCCGTTTTAAGTAATATTTATAAACGGAAATATAATGTGCAGTAA